The following proteins are encoded in a genomic region of Tenacibaculum sp. 190524A05c:
- a CDS encoding GNAT family protein, with translation MKDFTIRLLSTDDSLAFFELIKRNKSRLENFFAGTVKYTNSLEDTIEYCKVIEGRILRKEYYPYLILDEKGSTIGFIDFKNIDWSLPKAELGTFIDLNYQGRGIITKSFKLLLDSVIKKHRFKKLFCRISPMNKRSIQLAERCGFELEGVLKKDYKTTSGELIDLCYYGRVLDEF, from the coding sequence ATGAAAGATTTTACAATTCGATTATTATCAACTGACGATTCACTTGCTTTTTTTGAATTAATTAAAAGGAATAAAAGCAGGCTTGAAAATTTCTTTGCAGGAACAGTTAAATATACAAACTCATTAGAGGATACTATAGAATACTGTAAGGTTATTGAAGGTAGAATTTTAAGAAAAGAATATTATCCTTATTTGATTCTAGATGAGAAAGGCAGTACAATTGGATTTATTGATTTTAAGAATATAGATTGGAGCTTGCCAAAGGCTGAATTGGGTACTTTCATTGATTTGAATTATCAAGGAAGGGGAATCATAACAAAAAGTTTTAAGCTTCTTTTAGATAGTGTGATAAAGAAACACAGGTTTAAGAAACTGTTTTGTAGAATATCACCAATGAATAAAAGGAGTATTCAATTAGCGGAACGCTGTGGGTTTGAATTAGAAGGAGTTCTTAAGAAAGATTATAAAACTACATCAGGAGAACTTATAGATTTATGTTACTATGGAAGAGTTCTAGACGAATTTTAA
- a CDS encoding glycoside hydrolase family 3 N-terminal domain-containing protein → MNKRVPFLLTLFFIITVKAQQVDPLRAKQYILQEEWVDSIVTNMTVEEKIGQLFMIQAYSNKDASHEQFITEMITKYHVGNLIFMKGTPKKQVSLTNKYQSLTAKVPLLIGFDGEWGLDMRLKNTYRFPWNMTLGSIQDNKLLEEVGERIGEQCKRVGIHVNFAPVVDINTNPNNPIIGNRSFGESKESVAEKSIAFTKGMQSAGVLANAKHFPGHGDTATDSHLTLPTISFSEKRIDSIELYPFKKQFESGVASVMTAHLSIPSLEMNPNLPSSLSENVVTNILKGQLGFKGLIFTDGLNMKGAADYATPAEINLAAFKAGNDILLIPQDVPSTITLFKTALEKGELSEERLEFSVKKILKAKYLAGLNNFQPISEDNLLEDLNTTKDDLLHRELIKNAITVVKNNFNTVPFKHLEQKKIAYVKLGDDKGDHFVNTLKKYTRVDVVSDENLGGLLQKLKKYNLVIIGFHKSNKNPWKGYKFANKDLVWLQEIARNNEVLLDVFASPYSLLQIKTFKNIDGVVVSYQNSKISQELSAQALFGAFDIKGKLPVSINEDFAAGEGIELKSLKRLGYSIPEAVGLSSKKLENIDRYIDTILKQKMAPGGQVVVARHGKIVYNKSFGYQTENKRRKIKDSDIYDLASLTKILATLPTVMKLEENKKLSLFSDLDNLLPAYKETNKEALNLKQILSHYAQLKAWIPFYIQTLDSVTGKISKDLYRKKKSRDFNIRVAKNLYLKSSYKDSIKTFIKDSDLRERVGYKYSDLGYYIMKDIVERKYKMPLNKIVQDEFYKPLGLNRTSYLPLRKYNWKEVVPTEKDDYFRNQLLRGYVHDMGAAMQGGVGGHAGLFANANDVAKIMQMYLQEGYYGGVQYFQPETIEKFNKRYYSHVRNRRGLGFDKPQINPKEKPTCGCVSDRSFGHSGFTGTYTWADPDSGIVYVFLSNRVYPTMKNRKLVKSNVRTKIQKAIQDAIIN, encoded by the coding sequence ATGAATAAAAGAGTACCATTTTTACTGACCTTATTTTTTATTATAACAGTTAAAGCTCAACAAGTTGATCCGTTAAGAGCTAAACAATACATACTTCAAGAAGAATGGGTAGATAGTATTGTAACTAATATGACAGTTGAAGAAAAAATTGGTCAGTTATTTATGATACAGGCGTATTCCAATAAAGATGCTTCACATGAACAATTTATTACAGAAATGATTACAAAATATCATGTTGGTAATTTAATTTTTATGAAGGGAACACCTAAAAAGCAAGTTTCATTAACCAATAAGTACCAAAGTTTAACTGCTAAAGTTCCGTTATTGATTGGTTTTGATGGAGAATGGGGATTAGACATGCGACTAAAAAACACCTATCGATTCCCTTGGAATATGACCTTAGGTTCTATTCAGGATAATAAGTTATTAGAAGAGGTAGGGGAACGAATTGGAGAGCAATGTAAAAGAGTCGGAATTCATGTGAATTTTGCACCAGTTGTAGATATCAATACAAATCCTAATAACCCTATTATTGGTAATAGATCATTCGGAGAATCAAAAGAAAGTGTAGCAGAAAAGTCAATAGCTTTTACTAAAGGAATGCAATCTGCGGGAGTTTTAGCGAATGCTAAACATTTTCCAGGACACGGAGATACAGCTACAGATTCTCATTTAACGTTACCAACAATTAGTTTTTCAGAGAAAAGAATTGATTCAATAGAATTATATCCATTCAAAAAACAATTTGAGTCTGGAGTTGCTAGTGTAATGACGGCTCATTTGAGTATTCCTTCTTTAGAAATGAATCCAAATCTACCATCTTCTTTATCTGAGAATGTAGTTACAAATATTTTAAAAGGTCAACTTGGTTTTAAAGGTTTGATTTTTACGGATGGTTTAAACATGAAAGGAGCGGCAGACTATGCAACTCCTGCGGAAATTAACTTGGCTGCCTTCAAAGCTGGAAATGATATTCTTTTAATTCCGCAAGATGTTCCAAGCACTATTACTTTATTTAAGACAGCATTAGAAAAAGGTGAATTATCTGAAGAGCGTTTGGAATTTTCGGTTAAGAAGATTTTAAAGGCAAAGTATTTAGCTGGTTTGAATAATTTTCAACCAATCTCGGAAGATAATTTACTTGAAGACTTAAATACGACTAAAGATGATTTATTACATCGAGAGCTTATTAAAAATGCGATAACTGTTGTTAAAAATAACTTTAATACAGTTCCTTTTAAACATTTAGAGCAAAAGAAAATCGCATATGTTAAACTAGGAGATGATAAAGGAGATCACTTTGTAAATACATTGAAAAAATACACTCGCGTAGATGTAGTTTCTGATGAAAATCTTGGCGGATTATTGCAAAAGCTTAAAAAGTATAATTTGGTGATTATTGGTTTCCATAAATCCAATAAAAACCCTTGGAAAGGATATAAGTTTGCTAATAAAGACTTAGTGTGGTTGCAAGAAATAGCAAGAAATAATGAGGTTTTATTGGATGTTTTTGCAAGTCCGTATAGCCTGCTTCAAATTAAAACGTTTAAAAATATTGATGGTGTAGTTGTTTCTTATCAGAATAGTAAAATTTCACAAGAATTATCTGCTCAAGCATTATTTGGCGCATTTGATATAAAAGGAAAATTACCAGTTTCCATTAATGAAGATTTTGCCGCTGGTGAAGGAATAGAATTAAAATCATTAAAAAGACTTGGATACAGCATTCCTGAGGCCGTTGGTTTATCCTCTAAAAAGCTAGAAAATATAGATAGATATATTGATACTATATTAAAGCAAAAAATGGCTCCTGGAGGACAAGTTGTGGTAGCCAGACATGGTAAAATTGTGTACAATAAAAGTTTTGGTTATCAAACAGAAAATAAGCGAAGAAAAATTAAGGATTCAGATATCTATGATTTAGCATCGTTAACTAAAATTTTAGCGACACTTCCAACAGTGATGAAGTTAGAAGAGAATAAGAAACTATCCTTGTTTTCTGATTTAGATAATTTATTGCCTGCATATAAAGAAACGAATAAAGAAGCGTTGAATTTAAAGCAAATATTATCTCATTATGCTCAATTGAAAGCTTGGATTCCTTTCTATATTCAGACCTTAGATTCTGTAACGGGTAAGATTTCGAAAGATTTATATCGTAAAAAGAAATCTAGAGATTTTAATATTAGAGTAGCTAAGAATTTATACTTAAAGAGTTCGTACAAAGATTCTATTAAAACTTTTATTAAAGATTCAGATTTACGAGAAAGAGTAGGGTATAAGTATAGTGATTTAGGATATTATATCATGAAAGATATTGTTGAGAGAAAGTATAAAATGCCTTTGAATAAGATTGTACAAGATGAGTTTTATAAGCCACTTGGATTAAATAGAACATCTTATTTGCCATTGAGAAAATACAATTGGAAAGAAGTTGTACCCACTGAAAAGGATGACTATTTCAGAAATCAATTATTAAGAGGTTACGTACATGATATGGGAGCGGCCATGCAAGGTGGAGTAGGAGGACATGCGGGATTATTCGCAAACGCTAATGATGTTGCTAAAATCATGCAGATGTATTTGCAAGAAGGGTATTATGGCGGGGTTCAATATTTTCAGCCAGAAACAATTGAAAAATTTAATAAGAGATATTATTCTCATGTTCGAAATAGAAGAGGTTTAGGTTTTGATAAACCTCAAATTAACCCGAAAGAAAAACCTACTTGTGGTTGTGTTTCTGATAGAAGTTTTGGTCATAGCGGATTTACAGGAACGTATACTTGGGCAGATCCTGATTCAGGAATTGTATATGTATTCTTATCTAACAGAGTTTACCCTACAATGAAAAACAGAAAGCTTGTAAAAAGCAATGTTAGAACTAAGATTCAAAAAGCTATTCAAGATGCTATAATAAACTAA
- a CDS encoding ABC transporter ATPase yields the protein MYVSYSDLPNSSRVWIYQANREFTQEEIEVISAKAILFIDQWTRHGDDLKGSFTIKYNQFLVIALDESFIDASGCSIDASVRFIQSLEKELSVDLMDKLNVSFKDGDRINIVKLSDFQEFAKEKKINSETVVFNNMVNTKEDFEKKWEVSAKESWHNRFLV from the coding sequence ATGTACGTATCGTATAGCGACTTACCAAACAGTTCAAGAGTTTGGATATATCAAGCAAATCGTGAATTTACGCAAGAAGAAATAGAAGTTATTTCAGCTAAAGCAATTTTATTCATTGATCAATGGACAAGACACGGAGATGATTTAAAAGGATCTTTTACTATAAAGTACAATCAATTTTTAGTGATTGCTTTAGATGAAAGTTTTATTGATGCTTCAGGATGTTCTATAGATGCTTCAGTACGTTTTATTCAGTCTTTAGAAAAAGAATTGTCAGTTGACTTAATGGATAAGTTAAACGTTTCCTTTAAAGACGGAGATAGAATAAATATTGTGAAGCTTTCAGATTTTCAAGAATTTGCTAAAGAAAAGAAAATAAATTCAGAAACAGTAGTTTTCAATAATATGGTGAATACCAAGGAAGATTTTGAGAAAAAATGGGAAGTTTCAGCTAAAGAAAGCTGGCATAACCGTTTTTTGGTATAA
- a CDS encoding Crp/Fnr family transcriptional regulator — MKSYQLLKDCILKEEILVHKKTFKRDEYIKSFGTTDNNIYFINSGSVKVYFTHKDEEHILYFGYEGSIITALDSFISNNTSNIEIQTLKKTEVFYLGKQEFEQFLSSNIEYMKLWNKVLGDLILYQFDREKELLINSPEERYLIALKRNPELFQRIPHKHIASYLRMAPETLSRLKKS; from the coding sequence GTGAAATCGTATCAGTTATTAAAGGATTGTATTCTTAAAGAAGAAATTTTAGTTCATAAAAAAACCTTTAAAAGAGACGAATATATTAAATCATTTGGTACAACCGATAACAACATTTATTTTATTAATTCCGGAAGCGTAAAAGTCTACTTTACGCATAAGGATGAAGAGCATATTTTGTATTTCGGTTATGAAGGTTCTATAATTACGGCATTGGATAGTTTTATTTCGAATAATACCTCAAATATTGAAATTCAAACACTGAAAAAAACAGAGGTTTTCTATTTAGGAAAACAAGAGTTTGAGCAGTTTTTGAGTTCGAATATCGAGTATATGAAATTATGGAATAAGGTATTAGGAGATTTAATTTTGTATCAATTTGATAGAGAAAAAGAATTATTAATAAACTCACCTGAAGAACGATATTTAATCGCTTTAAAGCGAAATCCAGAGCTTTTTCAAAGAATTCCACACAAACACATTGCTTCTTATTTAAGAATGGCTCCTGAGACGTTAAGTCGATTGAAAAAATCATGA
- a CDS encoding DUF4159 domain-containing protein translates to MKKIAFLFIICCYISHAQEIGILKYQGGGDWYSNPTSLPNLVKFTNQYCKTSIDSNITTVTPSSIDVFNYPILFLTGHGNVFFDNDDVENLRNYLISGGFLHISDNYGLDKYIRRELKKLFPKLILQEIPKNHPIYNQTFSFPNGLPKIHEHDKKAPQGLGLFYEGRLVVFYDYESDLSDGWEDQSVHKNPQEIRVKALKMGANIIEYAFKN, encoded by the coding sequence ATGAAGAAAATTGCATTTCTTTTTATAATATGTTGTTATATATCACATGCGCAAGAAATTGGTATTTTGAAATATCAAGGCGGTGGTGATTGGTATTCGAATCCTACTTCTTTACCAAACCTAGTAAAATTTACAAATCAATATTGTAAAACTTCAATTGATAGTAACATTACTACAGTAACTCCAAGTAGTATTGATGTTTTTAATTATCCTATTTTATTTCTTACTGGACATGGAAACGTTTTTTTCGATAATGACGATGTTGAGAATCTTAGGAACTATTTAATATCTGGTGGTTTCTTGCACATTTCAGACAACTACGGTCTGGACAAATACATACGAAGAGAGTTAAAGAAATTATTTCCAAAATTAATACTGCAAGAAATCCCTAAAAATCATCCAATTTATAATCAGACATTTTCTTTTCCTAATGGGTTACCTAAAATTCACGAGCATGATAAAAAAGCTCCTCAAGGTTTAGGTTTATTTTATGAAGGTAGGTTAGTCGTTTTTTATGATTATGAAAGTGATTTGAGTGATGGTTGGGAAGATCAATCAGTGCATAAAAATCCACAAGAAATTAGAGTAAAAGCTTTGAAAATGGGAGCTAATATTATTGAATACGCTTTTAAAAATTAA